In the Streptomyces sp. NBC_00525 genome, one interval contains:
- a CDS encoding GntR family transcriptional regulator: protein MPAPAPSASPAPSAMPTPAAPPAKRPPAAERVYTHVKDAVLARRYEGGTLLTEGGLAEAVGVSRTPVREALLRLEVEGLIKLYPKKGALVLAVSAQEIADVVETRLLVEEFAARKAVPAPPQLIARLEALLEEQRRHSEAGDLATVSVKDRCFHAEIVRHAGNQILSRLYDQLRDRQLRMGVAVMEAHPDRIAANIAEHGELLEAIRGGDAEDAARVVRRHVGRVKALVMGGGDR, encoded by the coding sequence ATGCCTGCCCCCGCACCCTCCGCTTCCCCCGCACCTTCCGCGATGCCCACGCCCGCCGCTCCGCCCGCCAAGCGACCGCCGGCCGCCGAGCGCGTCTACACGCACGTCAAGGACGCCGTCCTGGCCCGCCGCTACGAGGGCGGCACGCTGCTGACCGAGGGCGGCCTCGCCGAGGCGGTGGGGGTCTCGCGGACGCCGGTGCGCGAGGCGCTGCTGCGCCTGGAGGTCGAGGGGCTGATCAAGCTCTACCCGAAGAAGGGCGCCCTGGTGCTCGCCGTCTCCGCGCAGGAGATCGCGGACGTGGTGGAGACCCGGCTGCTGGTCGAGGAGTTCGCGGCCCGGAAGGCCGTGCCCGCGCCCCCGCAGCTCATCGCCCGCCTCGAAGCGCTCCTGGAGGAGCAGCGGCGCCACTCCGAGGCCGGTGACCTGGCCACCGTCTCCGTGAAGGACCGCTGCTTCCACGCCGAGATCGTCCGGCACGCGGGCAACCAGATCCTGTCCCGCCTCTACGACCAGCTGCGCGACCGCCAGCTGCGGATGGGCGTCGCCGTCATGGAGGCCCACCCCGACAGGATCGCCGCCAACATCGCGGAGCACGGCGAGCTGCTGGAGGCGATCCGGGGCGGTGACGCCGAGGACGCCGCCCGGGTCGTGCGCCGCCACGTCGGCCGGGTCAAGGCGCTGGTCATGGGTGGTGGGGACCGTTGA
- a CDS encoding MarR family winged helix-turn-helix transcriptional regulator — protein sequence MPLPESAAIAAELRTAMGKLTRRVKLEDQMPLGQVAVLGELDRNGAMTTSELAAAQRVRPQSMARAVGLLMDQGLITRRAHPTDGRKSLVELSGAGRALLEEERERRADWLARAIDAELSEEERALLFRAITLVGRLAAH from the coding sequence ATGCCCCTCCCGGAATCCGCCGCCATCGCCGCCGAGCTGCGTACAGCGATGGGCAAGCTCACCCGCCGCGTGAAGCTTGAGGACCAGATGCCGCTCGGCCAGGTGGCCGTTCTCGGCGAGCTGGACCGCAACGGCGCCATGACCACCAGCGAGCTGGCCGCCGCCCAGCGCGTGCGGCCGCAGTCGATGGCGCGTGCCGTGGGGCTGCTCATGGACCAGGGGCTGATCACCCGGCGCGCCCACCCCACGGACGGCCGCAAGAGCCTGGTCGAGCTGTCGGGCGCCGGGCGCGCGCTCCTGGAGGAGGAGCGGGAGCGCCGGGCCGACTGGCTGGCCCGCGCGATCGACGCGGAACTGAGCGAGGAGGAGCGCGCGTTGCTGTTCCGCGCGATCACCCTCGTGGGGAGGCTCGCGGCGCACTGA
- a CDS encoding DUF1062 domain-containing protein, producing the protein MLIHWAVVPTRLPLVLRRCPACGPAGFRAHGKFRVNANHKLLDAWLLALCTGCGDTTRITILERAHVRSIRPELLDRMHANDPALAAELLQDGVVRRRNHIALDWTDAWRLDTGDDAPPDRGAVEVSVRFGAPIAVRPLRLIADGFGLSRAEAERLLAEGRLVSPARLTGRTSNDFGFLLKR; encoded by the coding sequence GTGCTCATCCACTGGGCCGTCGTGCCCACCCGTCTGCCCCTCGTCCTGCGCCGCTGCCCCGCCTGCGGGCCCGCCGGCTTCCGCGCGCACGGCAAGTTCCGCGTCAACGCGAACCACAAGCTGCTCGACGCCTGGCTCCTCGCGCTCTGCACGGGGTGCGGGGACACCACGAGGATCACGATCCTGGAGCGGGCCCACGTCCGCTCGATCCGGCCCGAACTGCTGGACCGGATGCACGCCAACGACCCGGCCCTGGCGGCCGAACTCCTCCAGGACGGCGTCGTGCGGCGCCGCAACCACATCGCCCTCGACTGGACGGACGCCTGGCGCCTGGACACGGGCGACGACGCCCCGCCGGACCGGGGGGCCGTCGAGGTGTCGGTGCGCTTCGGGGCGCCGATAGCCGTCCGCCCGCTCCGGCTGATAGCGGACGGCTTCGGCCTCTCCCGCGCCGAGGCGGAACGCCTGCTCGCTGAGGGGCGACTCGTCTCCCCGGCGCGCCTGACGGGCCGGACGTCGAACGACTTCGGCTTCCTGCTCAAGCGCTGA
- a CDS encoding MFS transporter, whose product MSSAAAPTLPLPGDPPGGRRAVWVWGIGVAVYFVAIIFRTSLGVAGLDAADRFGVNASALSTFSILQLLVYAGMQIPVGLMVDRLGTKRVLTLGAVLFTLGQLGFALSPSYGTALASRALLGCGDAMTFISVLRLGSRWFPARRGPLIGQVAALFGMAGNLVSTLVIARALHGFGWTATFVGSSLAGVVVLVLLLLFLKDHPEGYEPPPVRHAGWAYVRKQIAAAWREPGTRLGMWVHFTTQFPAMVFLLLWGMPFLVEDQGLDRGTAGELLTLVVLSNMALGLVYGQVIARHHAARVPLALGTVGTTATLWAATVLHPGDHAPMWLLIVLCTVLGACGPASMIGFDFSRPANPPERQGTASGIVNMGGFIASMTTLLAVGVLLDATGDDYRVAFSSVFVLEALGVTQILRLRRKAARRERETYVISRVEAVHVPV is encoded by the coding sequence TTGAGTTCCGCCGCCGCGCCCACGCTGCCCCTGCCCGGTGACCCGCCGGGCGGCCGGCGCGCCGTCTGGGTCTGGGGCATCGGCGTCGCCGTCTACTTCGTCGCCATCATCTTCCGCACGAGCCTCGGCGTCGCCGGGCTCGACGCCGCCGACCGGTTCGGCGTCAACGCCTCGGCGCTCTCCACCTTCTCCATCCTGCAGCTGCTCGTCTACGCGGGCATGCAGATACCCGTCGGCCTGATGGTCGACCGGCTCGGCACCAAGCGGGTCCTCACCCTCGGGGCCGTCCTGTTCACCCTCGGCCAGCTCGGCTTCGCGCTCTCCCCCTCGTACGGCACGGCGCTCGCCTCCCGCGCGCTGCTGGGCTGCGGCGACGCGATGACGTTCATCAGCGTGCTGCGGCTGGGTTCGCGCTGGTTCCCGGCCCGGCGCGGACCGCTGATCGGCCAGGTCGCGGCCCTGTTCGGGATGGCGGGCAACCTCGTCTCGACCCTGGTCATCGCCCGCGCCCTGCACGGCTTCGGCTGGACGGCCACCTTCGTCGGCAGCTCGCTGGCCGGAGTCGTGGTCCTGGTGCTGCTCCTGCTCTTCCTGAAGGACCACCCCGAGGGGTACGAGCCGCCACCCGTGCGGCACGCCGGCTGGGCCTACGTACGCAAGCAGATCGCCGCCGCCTGGCGGGAGCCCGGCACCCGGCTCGGCATGTGGGTGCACTTCACGACGCAGTTCCCGGCCATGGTGTTCCTGCTGCTGTGGGGCATGCCGTTCCTGGTCGAGGACCAGGGGCTGGACCGGGGGACCGCCGGTGAGCTGCTGACGCTCGTGGTGCTGTCCAACATGGCGCTCGGACTCGTCTACGGGCAGGTCATCGCCCGCCACCACGCGGCGCGCGTCCCGCTCGCCCTGGGCACGGTCGGCACCACGGCCACGCTGTGGGCGGCGACGGTCCTCCACCCCGGCGACCACGCGCCGATGTGGCTGCTGATCGTCCTGTGCACGGTGCTCGGGGCCTGCGGGCCGGCCTCGATGATCGGCTTCGACTTCTCCCGCCCGGCCAACCCGCCGGAGCGCCAGGGCACCGCGTCCGGCATCGTCAACATGGGCGGCTTCATCGCCTCGATGACCACCCTGCTGGCCGTCGGCGTCCTGCTGGACGCGACCGGCGACGACTACCGGGTGGCGTTCTCCTCCGTCTTCGTCCTGGAGGCGCTCGGCGTCACCCAGATCCTGCGGCTGCGCCGGAAGGCCGCCCGCCGCGAGCGCGAGACCTATGTGATCAGCCGCGTGGAAGCGGTGCACGTGCCCGTATGA
- a CDS encoding GNAT family N-acetyltransferase, which yields MTPSPALRSERLVLEPYVPADEEDFVALFLDTRVSRWIGDGPEPEESCRALFSRIFTHVYEPGAFDVWAVRRDGRMVGHAEIKPSKAVGGHELIYALAHEAWGQGLGTELARRIVAYGFEALGLDQVHATVAEPNAASLAALRKVGFRHVRDIAEEDGTTTLLLTCER from the coding sequence ATGACCCCTTCCCCTGCCCTGCGCAGCGAACGCCTGGTCCTCGAACCGTATGTGCCCGCCGACGAGGAGGACTTCGTCGCCCTCTTCCTGGACACCCGGGTCTCCCGCTGGATCGGCGACGGCCCCGAGCCCGAGGAGAGCTGCCGCGCCCTCTTCTCCCGCATCTTCACGCATGTGTACGAGCCGGGCGCCTTCGACGTCTGGGCCGTGCGCAGGGACGGCCGGATGGTCGGGCACGCGGAGATCAAGCCGTCGAAGGCCGTCGGGGGGCATGAGCTGATCTACGCCCTCGCGCACGAGGCCTGGGGCCAGGGCCTCGGCACCGAACTCGCGCGCAGGATCGTCGCGTACGGATTCGAGGCGCTGGGGCTGGACCAGGTGCACGCGACGGTGGCGGAGCCGAACGCGGCCTCGCTGGCCGCCCTGCGGAAGGTCGGCTTCCGGCACGTCCGGGACATCGCCGAGGAGGACGGCACCACCACGCTCCTGCTGACCTGCGAGCGGTAG
- a CDS encoding maleylpyruvate isomerase family mycothiol-dependent enzyme — translation MTVHPSLQTYADAWTHSIESIAELVGPLTEGEWNGRTPCPNWSVRDIVSHIIGMECEQLGDPRPIHTLPRDLFHVQSDFARYMEMQVDVRRHHTAPEMTSELEYTIIRRARQLRNETRDPETMVRAPLGAEQTLETALRMRAFDVWVHEQDLRTALGRPSNLDSPGAAVARDILLSGLPKVVAKSAGAPANSAVVLDVHGDLEFLRTVRVDAEGRGSLDVAPSLGPAATLSMDWETYVRLACGRVRPAAVADRIKTEGDQELADAILQHFAVTP, via the coding sequence GTGACCGTCCATCCCAGCCTTCAGACCTACGCCGACGCCTGGACCCACTCCATCGAGTCGATAGCCGAGCTGGTGGGCCCGCTCACCGAGGGCGAGTGGAACGGCCGCACGCCCTGCCCCAACTGGTCGGTGCGCGACATCGTCTCGCACATCATCGGCATGGAGTGCGAGCAGCTCGGCGATCCGCGTCCGATCCACACCCTGCCGCGCGACCTCTTCCATGTGCAGAGCGACTTCGCCCGCTACATGGAGATGCAGGTGGACGTCCGGCGCCACCACACCGCGCCGGAGATGACCTCCGAGCTGGAGTACACGATCATTCGCCGGGCCCGGCAGCTGCGCAACGAGACGCGGGACCCGGAGACCATGGTGCGGGCGCCACTGGGCGCCGAGCAGACCCTGGAGACGGCGCTGCGGATGCGCGCGTTCGACGTCTGGGTGCACGAGCAGGACCTGCGCACGGCCCTGGGCCGGCCCAGCAACCTGGACTCCCCCGGCGCCGCGGTCGCCCGCGACATCCTGCTGTCCGGGCTGCCGAAGGTGGTGGCCAAGAGCGCGGGGGCACCGGCCAACTCCGCGGTCGTGCTGGATGTGCACGGGGACCTGGAGTTCCTGCGCACGGTGCGGGTGGATGCCGAGGGGCGCGGTTCGCTGGACGTCGCTCCGTCGCTCGGGCCGGCTGCCACGCTGTCCATGGACTGGGAGACGTACGTACGGCTGGCCTGCGGCCGGGTGCGCCCCGCCGCCGTCGCGGACCGGATCAAGACGGAGGGCGACCAGGAGCTGGCCGACGCGATCCTCCAGCACTTCGCCGTCACCCCGTAA
- a CDS encoding NHL domain-containing thioredoxin family protein, whose protein sequence is MATRARVRAPELVGKGGWLNTGDRQYTLADLRGRIVVLDFWTFCCVNCLHVLDELRELEEKHRDTVVVIGVHSPKFVHEAEHQAVVDAVERYEVHHPVLDDPELATWKQYAVRAWPTLVVIDPEGYVVAQHAGEGHAHAIEKLVEELEAEHGAKGTLRRGDGPYVAPEPVATHLRFPGKALLLADGGFLVSDTTRHRLVELDPDGETVRRHFGTGERGFADGGPEQVRFSEPQGLALLPDGRIAVADTVNHALRALDLTTGETTTLAGTGRQWWQGAATSGPARETDLSSPWDVAWFGDRLWIAMAGVHQLWTYDPEDGTVGAAAGTTNEGLVDGPGAEAWFAQPSGLAAAGERLWVADSETSALRWVDHEGAVHTAVGTGLFDFGHRDGDAGQALFQHPLGVTALPDGSVAVCDTYNHALRRYDPATDEVTTLATDLREPSGAVLVDGDLVVVESARHRLTRLRLPEEAVRVAERAHRTQRAATEVAPGALRLDIVFQAPAGQKLDTRYGPSTRLLVSATPPELLASGDGAGTDLFRDLVLADGVTEGVLHVSAMAASCDDDPANEYPACHVHQQDWGVPVRVTEGGAARLPLVLAGLDEDGSGVG, encoded by the coding sequence ATGGCAACACGTGCGCGCGTCAGGGCCCCCGAACTCGTCGGCAAGGGCGGCTGGCTCAATACAGGCGACCGGCAGTACACCCTCGCGGACCTGCGGGGACGCATCGTCGTCCTGGATTTCTGGACCTTCTGCTGTGTGAACTGTCTGCATGTCCTCGACGAGCTGCGCGAGCTGGAGGAGAAGCACCGCGACACCGTCGTGGTCATCGGCGTGCACTCACCGAAGTTCGTCCACGAGGCCGAGCACCAGGCCGTCGTGGACGCGGTGGAGCGGTACGAGGTCCACCACCCGGTGCTCGACGACCCCGAGCTGGCCACCTGGAAGCAGTACGCCGTACGCGCCTGGCCCACGCTCGTCGTCATCGACCCCGAGGGCTATGTCGTCGCCCAGCACGCCGGTGAGGGGCACGCCCACGCCATCGAGAAGCTGGTCGAGGAGCTGGAGGCGGAGCACGGCGCGAAGGGCACCCTGCGCCGCGGCGACGGCCCGTACGTGGCGCCGGAGCCGGTCGCCACCCATCTGCGGTTCCCCGGCAAGGCGCTGCTCCTCGCGGACGGCGGTTTCCTGGTCTCCGACACCACCCGGCACCGGCTGGTCGAGCTGGACCCGGACGGCGAGACCGTGCGCCGGCACTTCGGAACGGGCGAGCGCGGGTTCGCCGACGGCGGGCCGGAGCAGGTCCGCTTCAGCGAGCCCCAGGGCCTCGCCCTGCTGCCCGACGGGCGGATCGCGGTCGCCGACACGGTCAACCACGCCCTCCGCGCGCTCGACCTCACCACCGGGGAGACGACCACCCTCGCCGGTACCGGCCGCCAGTGGTGGCAGGGCGCGGCCACCAGCGGCCCGGCCCGCGAGACCGACCTCTCCTCGCCGTGGGACGTCGCCTGGTTCGGCGACCGGCTCTGGATCGCCATGGCCGGTGTCCACCAGCTGTGGACGTACGACCCCGAGGACGGCACCGTAGGCGCCGCCGCCGGGACCACCAACGAGGGCCTGGTCGACGGGCCCGGCGCGGAGGCGTGGTTCGCCCAGCCGTCCGGGCTCGCGGCGGCCGGCGAGCGGCTGTGGGTCGCCGACTCGGAGACGTCCGCGCTGCGCTGGGTCGACCACGAGGGCGCCGTGCACACCGCCGTGGGCACCGGGCTCTTCGACTTCGGCCACCGGGACGGGGACGCCGGGCAGGCCCTGTTCCAGCACCCGCTGGGCGTCACCGCCCTCCCGGACGGGTCCGTCGCCGTCTGCGACACGTACAACCACGCCCTGCGCCGCTACGACCCCGCGACCGACGAGGTCACCACCCTCGCCACGGATCTGCGGGAGCCCAGCGGGGCCGTCCTGGTGGACGGCGACCTCGTCGTCGTGGAGTCCGCCCGGCACCGGCTGACCCGGCTGCGGCTGCCCGAGGAGGCGGTACGCGTCGCCGAGCGGGCCCACCGCACCCAGCGGGCGGCCACCGAGGTCGCGCCCGGCGCGCTCCGGCTCGACATCGTCTTCCAGGCCCCCGCCGGGCAGAAGCTGGACACCCGGTACGGGCCCTCGACCCGGCTGCTGGTCTCCGCCACCCCGCCGGAACTGCTGGCCTCGGGCGACGGCGCGGGCACCGACCTGTTCCGCGACCTCGTCCTCGCGGACGGCGTCACCGAGGGCGTCCTCCACGTCTCCGCGATGGCCGCGTCCTGCGACGACGACCCGGCGAACGAGTACCCGGCCTGCCATGTCCACCAGCAGGACTGGGGCGTCCCGGTCCGCGTCACGGAGGGCGGGGCCGCCCGGCTGCCGCTGGTGCTGGCCGGCCTGGACGAGGACGGGTCAGGCGTCGGCTGA
- a CDS encoding helix-turn-helix transcriptional regulator — translation MALDRRAELGEFLRSRRARLSPAEAGLPDYGGQRRVPGLRREELARLAGVSVDHYVRLEQGRTLHFSEAVLDAVARALRLSEVERGHLYRLARPWSDADRPGQEPGTQRVRPGLRRLLESAADVPAYIVGRNVDVLAWNGLAAALITDFGALPPRQRNLARLVFLDEGTRSLYADWRVKAGDVAAYLRLDAGRHPGDPSTAELIEELSAAGPEFRELWAEHRLKDKTHGRYLYRHPVVGELDLGFETLRLPDDPDQALVAHTVEEGSPSETALRLLAAWTRENLPAGRAASGGS, via the coding sequence ATGGCACTGGACAGGCGTGCGGAGTTGGGCGAATTCCTGCGGTCCCGGCGAGCCCGGCTCAGCCCCGCGGAGGCCGGACTTCCGGATTACGGCGGTCAGCGCCGGGTCCCCGGACTCCGCAGGGAGGAGCTGGCCCGGCTGGCCGGAGTGAGCGTGGACCACTACGTCCGCCTGGAGCAGGGGCGCACTCTGCACTTCTCCGAAGCGGTGCTCGACGCCGTCGCCCGTGCCCTGCGCCTGAGCGAGGTGGAGCGCGGGCACCTGTACCGGCTGGCCCGGCCGTGGTCGGACGCGGACCGGCCGGGGCAGGAGCCGGGGACCCAGCGGGTGCGGCCGGGGCTGCGCCGGCTGCTGGAATCGGCGGCCGACGTGCCCGCGTACATCGTCGGGCGCAATGTGGACGTGCTGGCGTGGAACGGGCTCGCGGCGGCGCTGATCACCGACTTCGGGGCCCTGCCGCCCCGGCAGCGGAACCTCGCCCGGCTGGTGTTCCTGGACGAGGGGACGCGCAGCCTGTACGCGGACTGGCGGGTCAAGGCCGGCGATGTGGCCGCGTACCTCCGGCTGGACGCCGGGCGCCATCCGGGCGACCCGAGCACCGCGGAGCTGATCGAGGAACTGTCGGCCGCCGGACCGGAGTTCCGGGAGCTGTGGGCGGAGCACCGGCTCAAGGACAAGACCCACGGCCGGTATCTCTACCGGCACCCGGTGGTCGGCGAACTGGACCTCGGCTTCGAGACCCTGCGCCTCCCCGACGACCCGGACCAGGCGCTCGTCGCGCACACGGTGGAGGAGGGCTCCCCGTCGGAGACGGCGCTGCGGCTGCTGGCCGCGTGGACCCGCGAGAACCTCCCGGCCGGCCGGGCCGCGTCCGGCGGGAGCTGA
- a CDS encoding LURP-one-related/scramblase family protein, giving the protein MRLLVRERLLGIGDDYWIEDTVGRKVFLVDGKAMRVRDTFELKDAQGRIVVEIRQKLLSLRDTMLIERDGEQLARIKRKRLSLLRNHYRVTLVDGTELDVSGKILDREFAVEYDGELLAQISRRWLTVRDTYGIDIVREDADTALLIAVAVCVIVLAEKEHED; this is encoded by the coding sequence ATGAGACTTCTTGTGCGCGAGCGCCTCCTCGGCATCGGTGACGACTACTGGATCGAGGACACGGTGGGCCGCAAGGTCTTCCTGGTCGACGGCAAGGCCATGCGGGTGCGCGACACCTTCGAGCTGAAGGACGCGCAGGGCCGCATCGTCGTCGAGATCCGCCAGAAGCTCCTCAGCCTGCGCGACACGATGCTGATCGAACGCGACGGCGAGCAACTGGCCCGGATCAAGCGCAAGCGGCTCTCGCTGCTCCGCAACCACTACCGCGTGACGCTGGTGGACGGTACCGAGCTGGACGTCAGCGGCAAGATCCTGGACCGCGAGTTCGCCGTGGAGTACGACGGTGAGCTGCTGGCCCAGATCTCCCGCCGCTGGCTCACCGTGCGCGACACCTACGGCATCGACATCGTCCGTGAGGACGCGGACACGGCGCTGCTGATCGCGGTGGCGGTCTGTGTGATCGTGCTGGCGGAGAAGGAGCACGAGGACTGA
- a CDS encoding D-alanyl-D-alanine carboxypeptidase family protein: MKLGIKGIRRASATATVALTTGALIAGGAFASTAQAATPKAPSIVAKGGFVMNNGTGKTLFTKAADTRRSTGSTTKIMTARVVLAQKGLNLDSKVTIQKAYSDYIVAKGASSARLIVGDKVTVRQLLYGLMLPSGCDAAYALADKFGSGKTRAARVKSFIGKMNSTAKSLGLKNTHFDSFDGIGNGSNYSTPRDLTKLASSAMKYSTFRTVVKTKSTKQKVTTKSGGYRYMSWTNTNKLLGSYSGAIGVKTGSGPAAKYCLVFAATRKGKTVIGTVLTSSSEANRTSDAKKLMDYGFKK, encoded by the coding sequence TTGAAACTCGGCATTAAGGGCATACGGCGCGCATCCGCCACCGCCACGGTGGCCCTCACGACGGGCGCCCTCATCGCGGGTGGCGCCTTCGCCTCCACGGCACAGGCCGCCACGCCGAAGGCGCCCTCGATCGTCGCCAAGGGCGGCTTCGTGATGAACAACGGCACCGGGAAGACGCTGTTCACCAAGGCCGCGGACACCCGCCGCTCCACCGGTTCGACGACGAAGATCATGACCGCGCGCGTGGTGCTGGCCCAGAAGGGCCTGAACCTGGACTCCAAGGTCACGATCCAGAAGGCGTACAGCGACTACATCGTCGCCAAGGGCGCCTCCTCGGCGCGGCTGATCGTGGGCGACAAGGTCACCGTTCGCCAGCTGCTCTACGGCCTCATGCTGCCCTCGGGCTGCGACGCGGCCTACGCGCTGGCCGACAAGTTCGGCTCCGGCAAGACCCGCGCGGCGCGCGTGAAGTCGTTCATCGGCAAGATGAACAGCACCGCCAAGTCGCTCGGCCTGAAGAACACGCACTTCGACTCGTTCGACGGCATAGGGAACGGGTCCAACTACTCGACCCCGCGCGACCTGACGAAGCTCGCGAGCAGCGCGATGAAGTACTCCACGTTCCGCACGGTCGTGAAGACGAAGTCGACGAAGCAGAAGGTCACGACGAAGAGCGGTGGCTACCGCTACATGTCGTGGACCAACACGAACAAGCTGCTGGGCAGCTACAGCGGCGCGATCGGCGTGAAGACGGGCTCGGGCCCGGCGGCCAAGTACTGCCTGGTCTTCGCCGCGACCCGCAAGGGCAAGACCGTCATCGGCACGGTCCTGACCTCGTCCTCCGAGGCGAACCGCACGTCGGACGCGAAGAAGCTGATGGACTACGGCTTCAAGAAGTAG
- a CDS encoding carbon-nitrogen family hydrolase: MRASLIQIAVDPDETVDSRRRRAASLVVGQRGSDLVVLPELWPVGAFSYTAFEDEAEPLTGPTHRAMAEAAAEAGVWLHAGSIVERADDGTLYNTALVFSPRGERVAAYRKIHRFGFDQGEAVMMGAGEDLVTVALPMTTLGLATCYDLRFPELFRGLIDAGAETLVVAAGWPERRRAHWTLLAQARAVENQAYVLAVGCAGTHAEVPQAGHSLVVDPWGEVLAEAGGGEEVLTVEFDVAKVAATREQFPALKDRCLGPTG; encoded by the coding sequence GTGCGCGCCTCCCTCATCCAGATCGCAGTAGACCCGGACGAAACCGTCGATTCCCGCAGGCGGCGGGCCGCCTCACTGGTCGTCGGACAACGGGGCTCGGACCTCGTGGTGCTCCCCGAACTGTGGCCCGTCGGCGCCTTCTCCTACACGGCGTTCGAGGACGAGGCGGAGCCGCTGACCGGACCGACGCACCGGGCGATGGCGGAGGCCGCCGCCGAGGCCGGGGTCTGGCTGCACGCGGGCTCCATCGTGGAGCGGGCGGACGACGGCACCCTCTACAACACCGCGCTCGTCTTCTCCCCCCGGGGCGAACGGGTCGCCGCCTACCGCAAGATCCACCGCTTCGGCTTCGACCAGGGCGAGGCCGTCATGATGGGCGCCGGCGAGGACCTGGTGACCGTCGCCCTGCCCATGACCACGCTCGGCCTGGCCACCTGCTACGACCTGCGCTTCCCCGAGCTGTTCCGGGGCCTGATCGACGCCGGGGCCGAAACCCTGGTCGTCGCCGCCGGCTGGCCCGAGCGCCGCCGCGCCCACTGGACCCTGCTCGCACAGGCCCGTGCCGTCGAGAACCAGGCGTATGTGCTGGCTGTTGGTTGCGCCGGCACCCACGCGGAGGTCCCGCAGGCCGGACACTCCCTGGTCGTGGACCCCTGGGGCGAGGTGCTCGCGGAGGCGGGCGGGGGCGAGGAGGTGCTGACCGTGGAGTTCGACGTGGCCAAGGTCGCCGCGACACGGGAGCAGTTCCCCGCGCTCAAGGACCGGTGCCTGGGCCCGACCGGATAG
- the eno gene encoding phosphopyruvate hydratase, translating to MTAITSVTGRRVLDSRGNPTVEVDVRLADGSLGRAAVPSGASTGAREAVELRDGDPARWHGKGVDRAVHHVNTELTAAVVGRDAEDQAGLDAALVAADGTATKARLGANAILGVSLAAAKAAAAAHRLPLYRYLGGSDARLLPVPMMNIVNGGAHADNPLDFQEFMIAPIGAATFAEAVRMGSEIFHTLRRDLLAAGHSTGVGDEGGFAPALRTAEEALDFVVAAVERAGYRPGTDIGLVMDPATSEFFRDGVYDYAGEGVRRTPAQHADHLVKLIDDYPVVSVEDAMAEDDLAGWRELTARVGDRCQLTGDDVFCTNDALLREGIATGVANSILVKVNQIGTLTEAMATVGTAHRAGYTVVMSHRSGETEDTTIADLAVATGCGQIKTGSLSRSDRTAKYNQLIRIEEELGESARYAGNAFRGAGAHIV from the coding sequence ATGACCGCCATCACCTCCGTCACCGGCCGCCGCGTCCTGGACAGCAGGGGCAACCCGACCGTCGAGGTGGACGTACGTCTCGCCGACGGGTCGCTGGGCCGGGCCGCGGTCCCCTCCGGGGCGTCCACCGGCGCCCGCGAGGCCGTGGAACTGCGCGACGGCGACCCGGCCCGCTGGCACGGCAAGGGCGTCGACCGGGCCGTGCACCACGTCAACACCGAGCTGACCGCGGCCGTCGTCGGCCGCGACGCGGAGGACCAGGCCGGGCTGGACGCCGCGCTCGTCGCGGCGGACGGCACGGCCACGAAGGCCCGGCTGGGCGCCAACGCGATCCTGGGCGTCTCCCTGGCAGCGGCCAAGGCCGCGGCGGCGGCCCACCGCCTGCCGCTGTACCGCTACCTGGGCGGGTCGGACGCCCGGCTGCTGCCCGTCCCGATGATGAACATCGTCAACGGGGGCGCGCACGCGGACAATCCGCTGGACTTCCAGGAGTTCATGATCGCCCCCATCGGCGCCGCCACCTTCGCCGAGGCGGTCCGGATGGGCTCCGAGATCTTCCACACCCTGCGCCGCGACCTGCTCGCCGCCGGCCACTCCACGGGCGTCGGCGACGAGGGCGGCTTCGCGCCCGCCCTCCGTACGGCGGAGGAGGCCCTGGACTTCGTCGTGGCGGCCGTCGAACGCGCCGGATACCGGCCGGGCACCGACATCGGGCTGGTCATGGACCCGGCGACGTCGGAGTTCTTCCGGGACGGCGTCTACGACTACGCGGGGGAGGGCGTACGCCGCACCCCGGCGCAGCACGCGGACCACCTGGTGAAGCTGATCGACGACTACCCGGTCGTGTCGGTCGAGGACGCGATGGCGGAGGACGACCTGGCGGGCTGGCGCGAGCTGACCGCCCGCGTCGGCGACCGCTGCCAGCTCACCGGCGACGACGTGTTCTGCACCAACGACGCGCTGCTGCGCGAGGGCATCGCGACCGGGGTCGCCAACTCGATCCTGGTGAAGGTCAATCAGATCGGCACGCTGACGGAGGCGATGGCGACGGTCGGCACCGCGCACCGGGCGGGCTACACGGTCGTCATGTCGCACCGCTCCGGCGAGACCGAGGACACCACGATCGCGGACCTGGCGGTCGCCACGGGCTGCGGCCAGATCAAGACGGGCTCGCTGTCCCGCTCGGACCGCACGGCCAAGTACAACCAGCTGATCCGCATCGAGGAGGAACTCGGCGAGTCCGCCCGCTACGCGGGCAACGCCTTTCGCGGTGCCGGTGCGCACATCGTGTGA